One genomic segment of Anguilla anguilla isolate fAngAng1 chromosome 2, fAngAng1.pri, whole genome shotgun sequence includes these proteins:
- the LOC118219872 gene encoding uncharacterized protein LOC118219872 isoform X2 has translation MIIKVKRGVRKKYMKLGQLSFSNFINEVKRKFSVPEDKVVRVTDDLGTEVDEDVFPELATVEDMCFVIHTDDNFPLDESSMNQADSSNHPEFSPLTPLGWQGRRTHHQQEEREHLSVPVETEQGETQSPVTDAKSKCTKMVRNKKGLSFRRGCG, from the exons ATGATAATAAAGGTAAAACGTGGAGTCCGAAAGAAATATATGAAACTCGGCCAACTGAGCTTTTCAAATTTCATCAACGAAG TGAAACGGAAGTTTTCTGTCCCAGAGGATAAAGTGGTCAGAGTCACCGATGATCTGGGCACAGAGGTGGATGAGGATGTATTTCCAGAACTTGCAACAGTCGAAGACATGTGCTTCGTTATCCACACTGATGATA ATTTCCCGCTGGACGAATCATCAATGAACCAGGCTGACAGCTCAAACCACCCTGAGTTTTCGCCGCTCACACCGTTGGGTTGGCAGGGTCGCCGTAC ACACCAccagcaggaagagagagaacaccTTTCAGTTCCTGTGGAGACAGAACAGGGCGAGACACAG TCGCCAGTGACAGATGCTAAATCAAAATGCACCAAAATGgtcagaaacaaaaaagga CTATCTTTCAGAAGGGGTTGTGGATAA